Proteins found in one Fibrobacter sp. genomic segment:
- a CDS encoding lysoplasmalogenase family protein, translated as MNKKALITSLIILIGVLMITFFVMDWVVFYKCGAVEQCLEDNSNYQNIAKFAVTTIMTVIVFFIGKNCLCKRDRIFLQAGFAMALCADFCLKIMHNYTHVFDRRGEYTLLGICFFMVVQALFIYRHSRTSDKDNHAPWILCIPFAVMFITNALHLFKIFDGPTVPIIATYGTFLICSLIVACKAPKNGYFPAKNARNIKYGMILFFCCDACVGISLATGADHSIRQIVATVANNFVWYFYTPALILLGLSGYKRKE; from the coding sequence ATGAACAAGAAAGCACTTATCACCTCGCTTATCATCCTCATCGGCGTCCTCATGATAACCTTCTTCGTGATGGACTGGGTTGTATTCTACAAATGCGGCGCTGTCGAGCAGTGCCTTGAAGACAACAGCAACTACCAGAACATCGCCAAGTTCGCCGTAACGACCATCATGACGGTCATCGTGTTCTTTATCGGCAAGAACTGCCTCTGCAAGCGCGACCGGATCTTTTTGCAGGCGGGGTTCGCCATGGCCCTGTGTGCAGACTTCTGCTTGAAAATAATGCACAACTACACCCACGTCTTCGATCGCCGCGGTGAATACACCCTGCTCGGCATCTGCTTTTTCATGGTAGTGCAGGCATTGTTCATCTACCGCCACTCGCGCACAAGCGACAAGGACAATCACGCTCCGTGGATCCTCTGCATTCCCTTTGCCGTCATGTTCATCACGAACGCGCTCCACCTGTTCAAAATTTTCGACGGCCCGACAGTCCCGATTATCGCGACTTACGGCACGTTCCTCATCTGCTCACTCATCGTTGCATGCAAGGCGCCGAAAAACGGGTATTTCCCGGCAAAAAACGCAAGGAACATCAAGTACGGCATGATCCTGTTCTTCTGCTGCGACGCCTGCGTAGGCATTTCACTCGCAACAGGGGCCGACCACAGCATACGACAAATTGTCGCGACAGTCGCAAACAATTTTGTGTGGTACTTCTATACGCCGGCATTGATTCTGCTCGGGCTCAGCGGGTACAAGAGAAAAGAATAG
- a CDS encoding N-acetyltransferase, giving the protein MDIEFGILKREEIKESVELSARAYENYEYFSNFFPDLEERRKTLRAILYRATLASFGKTHFLTAKIDGKMVAVTQIDEPHFKRPSVIQFLLHGWLLVYLNVKAKHVHEWLAMDTSASKPCHDYQKTGPGIWYTCSLTVDPAFQGKGIGTKFIAFWEEYVREHGGKQLVFFTNSEKNIAFYKKRGFEVFDEREIIHNGKKMGSWSVKKTL; this is encoded by the coding sequence ATGGATATTGAATTTGGAATATTAAAACGCGAAGAGATCAAGGAATCCGTAGAACTGTCGGCCAGGGCCTATGAAAACTACGAATATTTCTCGAACTTTTTCCCCGACCTGGAAGAAAGGCGAAAAACTCTCCGTGCCATATTGTACAGGGCGACACTCGCAAGTTTCGGGAAGACTCACTTTTTGACCGCCAAAATCGACGGGAAAATGGTGGCCGTCACCCAGATTGACGAACCGCATTTCAAAAGGCCGTCGGTAATCCAGTTCCTGCTTCACGGCTGGCTGCTGGTATATCTCAACGTGAAGGCCAAACATGTGCACGAATGGCTCGCGATGGATACTTCGGCAAGCAAGCCGTGCCACGACTATCAGAAAACAGGGCCGGGCATCTGGTACACCTGTTCGCTGACGGTAGACCCCGCATTCCAGGGAAAGGGAATCGGGACAAAATTCATCGCCTTCTGGGAAGAATACGTCCGCGAGCATGGCGGCAAGCAGCTCGTTTTTTTCACGAATTCCGAGAAGAACATCGCATTCTACAAGAAGCGCGGCTTCGAGGTGTTCGACGAGCGTGAAATAATCCATAACGGGAAAAAGATGGGAAGCTGGAGCGTGAAAAAGACGCTATGA